In Mus pahari chromosome 12, PAHARI_EIJ_v1.1, whole genome shotgun sequence, the genomic window TGTTGCCCTGCATGGTCTCAAAGAAGCCTCAACACAAACTAACAATTCTAGCAACAGTTAACAGCACTTCATATTATTTAACAATGGGTAACAGCATTTAACTCCTGCCCCAACGCCCCAGGATAGTATGTAGCAACGGTTCTTGTATTAATACACAGCATTGAACAAGATTGTCCTTATTATGTTCCAGACTTGTACTAAGTGCTTAATGAAAATGGACACACTTCCTGCCTTCCTAGAGCAAACAGACTAATGGGGAAGATACATGGTAAGTAGGAATAACCTCTTGATAAATAAAAGAACTGGTGGGTctaggcagtggtgacgcacacctttaaccccagcactcgggaggcagaggcaggtggatctctttaagtttgaggtcagcctggtctacagagttccaggacaaccagagctacacagagaaaccctatcttgaaaaaaaaaaaaaaaaagaaagaaaaaggaaaaaaagaaagaatttgaaaagcACAAGGCAATTAGATCTGGTCTAGTGGACTTCTCAACactaaatgtttataaaatcaaAAGTGCTGGGCGTAGCCAGTGCAGTGCTTGCCTTCtgtgcaggaagccctgggttccatctagAGCAACCCCTAAACCAAGGTTAGTAACATGCTGTAATTCTAACACTGGCaagtagagacagggggatcagaAATCCAGGGTCATCCTCCACTCcataacaagttcaaagccaatctgggctacatgagattctgtctggTAAAAGGAAAAAGTTTAAAGGAACATATACCAAGAGGCTGAATCAGAAATCCTTTAGCTGAAACATCAAAATTATTccgaagccgggcgtggtggcgcacgcctttaatcccagcactcgggaggcagaggcaggcggatttctgagttcgaggccagcctggtctaccaagtgagtNNNNNNNNNNNNNNNNNNNNNNNNNNNNNNNNNNNNNNNNNNNNNNNNNNNNNNNNNNNNNNNNNNNNNNNNNNNNNNNNNNNNNNNNNNNNNNNNNNNNNNNNNNNNNNNNNNNNNNNNNNNNNNNNNNNNNNNNNNNNNNNNNNNNNNNNNNNNNNNNNNNNNNNNNNNNNNNNNNNNNNNNNNNNNNNNNNNNNNNNNNNNNNNNNNNNNNNNNNNNNNNNNNNNNNNNNNNNNNNNNNNNNNNNNNNNNNNNNNNNNNNNNNNNNNNNNNNNNNNNNNNNNNNNNNNNNNNNNNNNNNNNNNNNNNNNNNNNNNNNNNNNNNNNNNNNNNNNNNNNNNNNNNNNNNNNNNNNNNNNNNNNNNNNNNNNNNNNNNNNNNNNNNNNNNNNNNNNNNNNNNNNNNNNNNNNNNNNNNNNNNNNNNNNNNNNNNNNNNNNNNNNNNNNNNNNNNNGAGAAGATGAAATACATTGCCAAGAAATGTGGAGTTAGGTTCCAGCCTCCAGCTATGATCTTGATTTATGAAAATGAAACCGAAGGAAAGAGCCGCCAGCGTATCATGCCTGTCCGAAACTTTTCAAAGTTCTCAGGTACCCCTTGTTTTATCTTGCCTCCTGTTtagttttcagtttatttttatttatgtatatgcgtCCATGTGCATGGGtgtctacagagaccagaagagggcatcagatcccctgcagctaTAGTAACAAGCCTGATTGTCGCTGAAGTTGGGAACCCTGCAAGcactcctaaccattgagccatctctctggcctttacCTTCTGCTTAAATATACTTAAGtcacttaataaaaataacatgacaCTATCAGGTATGAcatacacctataatccaagCAATGTAGACAGCTAAGGCAGGAAAATTGCAAATGCAAAATAAGTCTGGATAACTTGAGATAGAAAAATGTTTGGGGTGGGGAAAGATGTAAATAAGTTGTGGAACACTGACCTAGTGGGTGCAGGGTCCTGGATCCAGTCCCActgagagggaaaaggaaggggagggaggagagcggGAAGGAGAGGATATTTTAGTTTTGTGCAGTGGAATGACAGGTTCCTAAAAGTTAAACAaccctgaatttctttctttctttttcttttttttacgatttatttatttattatatgtaagtacactgtagctgtcttcagacactccagaagagggagtcagatctcgttaaggatggttgtgagccactatgtggttgctgggatttgaactcaggacctttggaagagcagtcgggagctcttatccgctgagccatctcaccagccccacaaccCTGAATTTCAGTCATCAGGGACTGGCCTGTGATCTTTGTGAGATCACTTAttgttctcagtttctttctttctttctttctttctttctttctttctttctttctttctttctaagatttattttatttattacatgtaagtacactatagatgtcttcagacaccccagaagagggaatcaggtcttgttacagatggttgtgagccaccatgtggttgctgggatttgaactcaggacctctggaagagcagtgactgctcttgactactgagccatctctccagcccctcagtttCTATGCTGACATTTTTAGGTCAGtctgacacaggctagagtcatttagGAAGTGGGAATGTCAATTGAGAAAACCCCCAACAGATCGATCTGAAGCAGACCTGTGgtccattttcttgattgattactgatgtgggagggcccagcctactgtgggtggggccactccAGGCTGATgatcctgggtggtataagaaagcaggttgagcaagccatggggagcaagccagtaagcagcactcctccatggcctctgcatcagctcttgcctccagattcctgccctgcttgagttcctgctttggcctTCTTCTGTGATGGGCTGTCATATGAAAGTATAAgtgaaataaccctttcctccccaagctgcttttgataatggtgttttatcacagcaatagaagaccTAATGAAGACAATCTCCCAATCTATACTTTTTATCAGTTACAGAATTGGTGATTTACTATTTTAGAATAGTTATACGAGTTAAATGATATACTACTGTTTAACAATACtaaatttccttctctctttgaatattttttatttgtagatAGCATTTTATTAGTGTTACACAGCTGCCTTTTAAggaccatgctttttttttttttttttttttttttttctggcaggaGGGGTTGGGGGTctccagtcccagcactcagaaggcagaggcaggtggatctctgaatttgaggccaatccTACTCATACAGAGTGAGCTCTAACCCAGCAAAGGCTACATAGGCTACATAGTCTCTAAATCAAAAACCAtgtcaatttttatctttagacaTTTTCTTCCCTTGAAAGTTTTTAACATCTCTACTAAGTATTTTTAggttaaagtaaaaaagaaaaaaagattccaTCCTTTTCTCTCCACACCAAAgttaggtttgtttatttttttatttaaaatgttgggggctggagagatgttttagCATTTAAAGAGTTCTTgctggttttggggtttttttttgttttttgttttgttttgttttgttttgtttttggttttttgagacagggtttctctgtatagcctaagctgttctggaactcactttgtagagcagtccggcctcaaactcagaaatccgcctgcctctgcctcccgagtactgggattaaaggcatgtgcgccactactgcccaacCTTGCTGTTCTTtaagaggacctggattcagttcccagcaccaacatggcagctcacagccatcttctaaatccagctctaggggataCAGCGCCATCTACTGGTCTCCACCAGCACTGCACATAtagtacacataaatacattcaggcaaacactgaacaaataaagtaaaaataaataaatccttttaaaatttatattatttttggtatttttttgagataagagctCTCTATTTCACCTTGGCTGGCCAAGAACCTATGagtatcctcctgcttcagcctcctagtgctgggatgagaAACGGTTATAAACCTATACCACCAAACCCAACCTGTtgtatgtttttgcttttaaggCAGGATCTAGTtaagtagtccaggctagcctcaaacattCTATCCTCCTGACTCTTCcagatgctaggattacaggcatgtgtctgTTGTAGGACAGACTTCTCCAAGGTTGCTTCAACCTTGGAGAAGTGTATTTATCCCAGATAGTAAGCCATGACCAATGTGTGAATAACATCAAAGTTCAATACTGGGGTTACTACAGAAGTATGGAGTTACTCACAGGAGCAGAAACctcagacagctgcatcaccaaggccACCCCAGCATCATTGACAGCTCAAGAGGATAGGGAGCGCCTTTTGTTTAGGCTGTTTTGCAGCTCTCAAGAGTCTATTGAGACTGTCCCTCAGCAGTCTTTATTGTTTATCCTCAGAAAGGGAGGGACCTAGTGAATTTGGCCAGTTTTAGGGATTTCCTGGAGTTCTTTTGAGTTATTTACTTCTCATCTGAAGGAACTTCCCTGCAGGGTGGAATGTTTCAATGTGAGTGGGTTGCCACGCAACAGAGTGTGTAACTGAGAAGTGTTAAAACTCAGTTGGTTATCAAAGAACAGTTCTAAAGCATAATTGATTTACTAAACCCCTTTAGCCAGGGGGCTACCTTGGAGCCAGTGATCTCAGGGTTTTGGTCTGTTTTGGTCCTTGCAGTGGTGTGTGATGGGTGTGATATGTGTTCTACATACACTTTTCTCCCTCCTAGATTGCACCAGGGCTGCTGAACAGTTAAAGAATAACCCACGGCACAAGAGTTACCTGGAGCAGGTGCCCCTGAAGCAGCTAGAgaagctgtttgtttttttgagaggtTCCTTGCAGGGGCAGAGCTTGGCAGAAACAATGGAACAGATTCGACGGGAAACAACCATCGATCCTGAGGAAGACCTGAACAAACTGGATGATAAGGAGCTCGCCAAAAGGAAGAGCATCATGGATGAGCTTTTCGagaaaaatcagaagagaaaggaCGACCCCAGTTTTGTGTATGATGTGGAGGTCGAGTTCCCTCAGGATGAACAGCTGCTGTCCTGCAGCTGGGACACAGCATCAGTCGATGACTTCTGAAGCCTACCCTCCATGTTTCCACAAAGAACAAAGATCACTTCTAGAAAACTCGGAAACACTAACGATCTATAAAACCAGAACACTTCCATGTGCTACGTAGGCCTatgagaaacacagaaatacaagGTGGGAGTCTGCCTTCAAGGCATTGGCAGTCGAAAGCGAAGGGAACTCAAGAACTTGtagaaagatattttaataatattactcAGGGAAAAGATAAGAACCAGATTTTGACAAAGGGGAGGCTTTCCCTCAGTGGAAAGGGGCCCATGCTTGGCCCTGAAATGCTACAGATGTTTTTGTAGAAATCAAGATGAAGCCAAGAGGGAAGGGTGTGGTAAAGAGACAAGAAATAGAATCTGAGAAATGGTGAGTAATTATAGTTTGACAAGATTGGAATTAACCTGTGTTCATCAGTACTCTATGTGCATTAACTCTGGGATAGACAGGAACACCTGTAAATGCAAAACGTCTCACAGCTACGAGTGGCGGAAGGCAGGCAGTTCTACTTCACAATCAGGAAATATGTTCTAACGTTACTCTGAAACCCAGAGCCACTTCCTGCGAAAGGCTGGTTTGTACAGTGGGAAGTTTGCCCACAATGAGTGATAGGTACTATGTTCAGACCTGTTTGTGAGTTTAGATGTACAAAGATCTCGGCCTCACAAGGCCTCTGTGTGCAGATGTGTTTATTCTTACAAGAATATTATCTGATTGATAGAAATCATATGTTTTCTACAAGGAAACTATTATTCATTGAATAAAGCTGTGACTGTAAGTGATAAGTCTTACTGGGTTTTCTTCCCTTCagtctggtgttttgtttgccAGGTTTGGGGGTGCTGCTGATTGGGGTGTTGCTGTTCGGGGGTGCTGCTGTTTGGGGGTGTTGGCAGACTCTAGAGTGCCTTTACCTTCTTAGTTAGGctgtttgttaattctttgttAGTTTCACACATGACTACAGTGTGTTGGGAGCAcctcccctgcccactccccaGCTCTGGTTCTTCCCTGACagtgccccccccaacccctcccgCCTTCATGACTTCTCTTTAACACAGAGTCCAGCTAGTATATGCTTTCTGTGTGAGCGTGGGTGGAGGGTGCTATCCACTGGAGCGTGAGCAGCCTCCCATGGACCgcaccactgaagaaaactaaaGTCTCCCTCCTCCACAGTGGCGGCCAACTGCTCCTCAGCTAAGGGTGGGCCTGATGTTTACGGATTTCTTTCTAGGCAagtttattatttgtaaatagaAAGACTAGTGGGTTTATGCATTGGCTTTATATcgtgctactttgctgaaagtgttttcTCGGGTATGAGGAGCTTCCGTGAAGTCTTTAGAGTCTTTTCTTTAGGAATCTTTAGGGTCCTATGTCATAGGGACAAATCTTCATTTCTATcctaatttgttttctattgctgagataaacaccatgaccaaaagcaacgtggAGGCAAGGGTTATGTTATCGTACAGATTATAgttattgagggaagtcaggcactgaagcagaaaccatggagtgATGCTacctggcttgttcctcatggctcgctcagcttcctctcctcgccttttcttcctttttttctttatttgcttgggttttgttgttgttgttgctgctgtttttgttttgtttgttttagctgtcctggaactcactctgtagaccaggctggcctcgaactcacaaagaccctcctgcctcctgagtgctgggattaaaggcgtgccccaccactactgcctccaccactgcctggcttcagcttcctttcttagcCCGGaacacctgcccagaggtggccccacccacaccaGGAGGGGCCCTCCTGCATTAATCGAAAAAATGCTTCAAAGACTTGCCAGCAGGTCAGACTAATGGAAgccttttctcagttgagggtcctGCTCACAGGTAATACTAGCTTGGGACAAGTGACAAACACGAACCAGCAGGCTTTcctgtttgtattctttttcttatctCCCGGCCTTGGCTGAAATCTCAAGCAGATTGAGCACCTCTGCCTCATTCTTGATTTAGAAGAAATGCTTTAAAGTGTCCCCGTTTAGGATTACGTTGTCTGTAGGTTTCTCATATGGAccctaattatttaaaaaaaaaaaaaaaaaaaaaaagagcaagtagCCAATATTTACGTTAGCAGGTGAAAAGCCAAAGGCAAACAGCTTCGTCGTGGGCATTCATTAGTGCTTGGATTTCGTCACTTGTTATGGATGTCACTTATTTAAGTTGTTTATATCTTCTGGATTTAATTTTGCTATGTCACGTATATTTTAGGATTTATCCattttctctagatttttttcggggttgttgttgctgttgttttgtttttggtgaatTTCAAGtattctgtaatggtctccatgaTAGTACATGTTCAAGACAGGAGGAGTGTTCTCCGGGTAAAATGAATGTTCCTTATTTAGTGGATACCTGACCTAGGAAACTTTGAGTTTCTAGGGTGAGAATTTGTACATTTGATTGCTAATTCCTCATTGTCCGTGACCTTTTTAATCGCAGCCAAATATAACTTGGTTATATGCCTCTCGGCTTGGAAGGAAATTTTAACCAAAGCCAAGAATTCTATGGTTGc contains:
- the Cep19 gene encoding centrosomal protein of 19 kDa, yielding MKYIAKKCGVRFQPPAMILIYENETEGKSRQRIMPVRNFSKFSDCTRAAEQLKNNPRHKSYLEQVPLKQLEKLFVFLRGSLQGQSLAETMEQIRRETTIDPEEDLNKLDDKELAKRKSIMDELFEKNQKRKDDPSFVYDVEVEFPQDEQLLSCSWDTASVDDF